The proteins below come from a single Alkaliphilus sp. B6464 genomic window:
- a CDS encoding GTP pyrophosphokinase, translated as MNLLEQAIIIATKAHAGQIDKGGNLYILHPLSIMLKMPDDRSKIVAVLHDIIEDTSITPEDLKNLGFGDDILIPLDYLTRKKNETYMEFVRRAAQHPVSKLVKMADIENNMDLTRISNPTKKDYDRVKKYEKALKILKMDDQENERTI; from the coding sequence ATGAATTTATTAGAACAAGCAATTATTATAGCAACTAAGGCTCATGCAGGGCAAATAGACAAAGGGGGAAATCTTTACATCTTACATCCACTTAGTATTATGTTAAAAATGCCTGATGATAGAAGTAAGATTGTTGCTGTGCTTCATGATATTATTGAAGATACGAGCATTACTCCTGAAGATTTAAAAAATTTAGGATTTGGAGATGACATATTAATTCCATTAGATTATTTAACCAGAAAGAAAAATGAAACTTATATGGAGTTTGTAAGAAGGGCTGCACAGCATCCAGTATCTAAATTAGTAAAAATGGCAGATATTGAAAACAACATGGATCTAACAAGAATTAGCAATCCTACAAAAAAGGATTATGACCGGGTTAAAAAATATGAAAAGGCTTTAAAAATATTGAAGATGGATGACCAAGAGAATGAGAGAACTATTTAG
- a CDS encoding HNH endonuclease: MKVYFLNKPVLDVSHDEMANLLLLGIIVYLDNEEHYVLNKDSSEIAYLFNSKIKNFKKFTYLEHINNNRFTCEDCGKPYSFHVRPYTDDNGSINFKKIINVCKNCRTKLLEKKDILVPQFKKRINWAEEKQKIRFQIKNNNVNDTNEFLKLSIKIIKLERFIKLVLPPLPVDCKENLYDMVLNGYEEVIKSILGTDISLESYIHRKIVRNFLYVESNGRCPVCGGKIPQDKFTIDHIIAKDLGGKNEMNNFIGMCYNCNQNKGNMSILEFLCSVELNKMPIRILKEAYGQQHEMNKLLEQLIEQREQLIS, translated from the coding sequence ATGAAAGTATATTTTTTAAATAAACCTGTATTAGATGTTTCACATGATGAAATGGCTAATTTGTTATTACTGGGTATCATTGTATATTTAGATAACGAGGAACATTATGTTCTTAATAAGGATAGTTCTGAAATTGCGTACCTTTTTAATTCTAAAATTAAAAATTTTAAAAAGTTTACATATTTAGAACATATAAATAACAATCGCTTTACTTGTGAAGATTGTGGAAAACCATACTCTTTTCATGTTAGACCTTATACAGATGATAATGGATCTATTAATTTTAAGAAAATTATAAATGTGTGCAAAAATTGTCGAACTAAATTACTCGAAAAAAAAGATATATTAGTTCCACAATTTAAAAAAAGAATCAATTGGGCGGAGGAAAAACAAAAGATTAGATTTCAGATAAAAAACAATAATGTTAATGATACCAATGAGTTTTTAAAACTTAGTATTAAGATCATTAAATTGGAGAGATTTATTAAACTTGTGCTCCCCCCTTTACCTGTTGACTGCAAAGAAAATTTATATGACATGGTACTTAATGGCTACGAAGAAGTTATTAAAAGTATTCTCGGAACTGATATTTCTTTAGAATCTTATATACATAGAAAGATTGTTAGAAACTTTCTTTATGTAGAATCTAATGGAAGATGCCCTGTTTGTGGAGGAAAAATTCCTCAAGATAAATTTACAATTGACCATATTATTGCCAAAGATCTAGGAGGCAAAAATGAAATGAATAATTTTATTGGTATGTGTTATAACTGCAACCAAAATAAAGGAAATATGAGTATATTAGAATTTTTATGTTCTGTTGAACTTAACAAGATGCCTATAAGAATCTTAAAAGAGGCTTATGGGCAGCAACATGAAATGAATAAATTATTAGAACAACTAATTGAACAAAGAGAACAATTAATTAGTTAA
- a CDS encoding JAB domain-containing protein — MLKYIDKIIGHESVKSIRNGETEKLFAYYLKKNSDQVGDYELIGSIQFGEGDKNRIFAESISYNAFKDAYKELNADAVAILHNHPKRLIAMKLSPSEDDIDCTFTFANFCVVHKMNFIDHIVVDYKNYFSFVENNLIEI, encoded by the coding sequence ATGCTTAAATATATTGATAAAATCATAGGTCATGAATCAGTAAAGTCAATTAGGAATGGTGAAACTGAAAAATTATTTGCTTATTATCTCAAAAAAAATAGTGATCAGGTTGGCGATTATGAATTAATTGGGTCAATTCAATTTGGTGAAGGTGATAAAAACAGAATTTTTGCCGAAAGTATCTCTTACAATGCATTTAAAGATGCTTATAAAGAACTGAACGCTGATGCAGTTGCTATATTACATAATCATCCTAAAAGACTTATAGCAATGAAACTTTCGCCTTCTGAAGATGATATAGATTGTACTTTTACATTTGCCAACTTCTGTGTAGTCCATAAAATGAATTTTATAGATCATATTGTTGTAGATTATAAAAACTATTTCAGTTTTGTTGAAAATAACCTAATTGAAATATAA
- a CDS encoding DNA sulfur modification protein DndB — MRTNNGVEGITLGRKDIIEIAGISEGNSAKKLIKMIDDCDVIKSVKAGRKKTYFLTEQSITDNIKDNKNKKDSIVSTGNKTGEKVKNNSYEIQKQEEDIALKLEPKILLNEVMQIGEKEYLTYITGKDLVEFWIDKKIGYNPRIQRGVKLKVNRDEEIKVPVFSLANVKKIRDKILMGNYFTDMITLNLLENGEEYFEYKNGDLIIYEGETDLADGQHRTRALHMIKMSNDLKDTSFDLSKIIFPLKITHYDEKTAQQQFHQFSLGLKISRSRSEYFNATDYSNIVVRELMNNSDLADRVEIVSNSISKKDTKHIVTFATLVNAIEETYKIGTKKQAKELAKYLCQFFDELIDEIDELHDYDKRIESKETSFIGENFMFYGYVSISKILKGMENWKEKILLIKELDLFKGSKIWFGQVTKHTGGKVNNANHGFGIINNKQSRNYMINKAAEEFERALTTEQLFVKNEIAADKE, encoded by the coding sequence TTGAGAACAAATAATGGAGTAGAGGGTATTACGCTAGGAAGAAAAGACATTATTGAAATTGCAGGAATATCAGAAGGTAATAGTGCGAAAAAATTAATTAAAATGATTGATGATTGCGATGTAATTAAATCAGTTAAAGCGGGAAGAAAGAAAACATACTTTTTAACAGAACAAAGCATAACCGACAATATTAAGGATAATAAAAACAAAAAAGATAGCATAGTAAGTACAGGAAATAAGACAGGTGAAAAAGTGAAAAACAACTCTTATGAAATCCAAAAACAAGAAGAGGATATAGCATTGAAATTAGAACCCAAGATTCTGCTTAACGAGGTTATGCAGATTGGTGAAAAAGAATATTTAACATATATCACAGGAAAAGACTTGGTAGAATTTTGGATAGATAAGAAAATCGGTTATAATCCGAGGATACAGAGAGGTGTAAAACTAAAAGTAAATAGAGATGAAGAAATAAAAGTTCCAGTATTTAGTTTGGCCAATGTTAAAAAAATTAGAGATAAAATATTAATGGGAAATTATTTTACAGATATGATCACACTTAATCTCCTAGAAAACGGAGAGGAATATTTTGAATACAAAAATGGCGACTTGATTATTTATGAAGGAGAAACAGATCTTGCAGATGGACAACACAGAACAAGAGCATTGCATATGATCAAAATGTCGAATGATTTAAAAGATACTTCATTTGACCTATCTAAGATCATTTTCCCTCTTAAAATCACCCATTATGATGAAAAAACTGCACAGCAGCAATTCCATCAGTTCTCATTAGGATTAAAAATTAGCAGAAGTAGATCAGAGTACTTTAACGCTACTGATTACTCAAATATAGTCGTTCGAGAATTGATGAATAATAGTGATTTAGCAGACAGGGTAGAAATAGTAAGCAATAGTATATCGAAAAAAGATACTAAACATATTGTTACATTTGCCACTCTTGTAAATGCCATCGAGGAGACATATAAAATTGGTACTAAAAAGCAGGCAAAAGAACTTGCCAAATACCTCTGTCAATTTTTTGATGAATTAATTGATGAAATTGATGAGTTACATGATTATGATAAAAGAATTGAAAGCAAAGAAACATCTTTTATTGGGGAGAATTTCATGTTCTATGGTTATGTTTCTATAAGTAAAATACTTAAAGGCATGGAAAACTGGAAAGAAAAGATTCTTTTAATTAAAGAACTAGATTTGTTTAAAGGCTCCAAGATATGGTTTGGACAGGTAACTAAGCATACTGGTGGTAAAGTTAATAATGCAAATCATGGATTTGGTATCATTAATAATAAGCAGTCCAGAAACTATATGATTAATAAAGCAGCAGAAGAATTTGAAAGAGCATTAACGACTGAACAGTTATTTGTAAAAAATGAAATAGCAGCAGATAAAGAATAA
- a CDS encoding tyrosine-type recombinase/integrase — protein MDALEKKKKEKKLKDDLKIMPKPVKDFFRRISGTSIRTRTSYYYDLKLFFEFLIEFVDEFEGVTLSSFSYNELNKINLEHIDEFKEYITYYETQIKASNGANYEITRQNSEWGINRKFAALRSLFSNLYEISLTKDENDDNRLKKNFARLIKLEDTNVKEKYRMSIEQIKEFLDVIEAGEGKEGKLTNNQKKIIKNNYLKRNLCIISILAETGIRISELVGIDFQHIYFDEKMIKVTRKGGDEEFVYYDFSEEYIMEYYEERKLIEPKKNHENAFFLSSYKSRITDRGVQKMIEKYAQLFTHHTISPHTFRRSFATNLYEITGDVYLVASLIGDTVEVAAKHYTKQNEKRKRDAIKGYLAE, from the coding sequence GTGGATGCTTTAGAGAAAAAAAAGAAAGAAAAAAAGTTAAAAGATGATCTTAAGATAATGCCTAAACCTGTTAAGGATTTTTTTAGGAGAATATCTGGCACATCCATCAGAACTAGAACTTCATATTACTATGATCTAAAATTATTTTTTGAATTTTTAATTGAATTTGTAGATGAGTTTGAAGGCGTTACACTTTCATCTTTTTCATATAATGAATTAAATAAAATCAATCTGGAACACATTGATGAATTTAAGGAGTACATAACTTATTATGAAACTCAAATTAAGGCCTCAAACGGTGCAAATTATGAAATAACTAGGCAAAATAGCGAATGGGGAATTAACAGGAAGTTTGCTGCATTAAGATCTTTATTTTCAAATCTTTACGAAATATCTTTAACAAAAGATGAGAATGATGACAATAGGTTAAAAAAGAATTTTGCCAGACTTATTAAACTAGAGGATACTAATGTTAAAGAAAAATACAGAATGAGTATAGAGCAGATTAAAGAATTTTTAGATGTAATTGAAGCGGGTGAAGGAAAAGAAGGGAAATTAACTAATAATCAAAAGAAAATTATTAAAAATAATTATTTAAAGAGAAATCTTTGTATCATATCTATTCTTGCTGAAACTGGTATTCGTATAAGTGAACTTGTGGGAATTGATTTTCAGCATATTTACTTTGATGAAAAAATGATAAAAGTAACACGAAAAGGTGGAGATGAAGAATTTGTTTACTATGATTTTTCAGAAGAATACATTATGGAATACTATGAGGAAAGAAAATTAATAGAGCCTAAAAAGAATCATGAAAACGCATTTTTCTTATCAAGTTACAAGTCAAGAATTACTGATAGAGGAGTACAAAAAATGATAGAAAAATATGCTCAATTATTTACCCATCATACGATCTCTCCTCATACATTTAGAAGGTCATTCGCTACAAATTTATATGAAATTACAGGAGATGTATATCTTGTGGCCTCACTAATAGGCGATACTGTTGAGGTCGCAGCAAAACACTATACTAAACAAAATGAGAAAAGAAAAAGAGATGCTATTAAAGGTTATTTGGCAGAATAA
- a CDS encoding dTMP kinase: MATNQGLIFCFEGLDASGKQTQVQKIFNRLKEEGHDVIRISFPHYESEGSALVKMYLDGKIGQDPEKINPYAVSTFYANDRFISFEKEYRKFYENGGIILCDRYTTSNMLFQASKITDLKEKDVYLDWLWDLEFNKFKLPVPDKVLFLDVPPEVSIKLMENRPNKYSGNKKKDIHESNKKFLKSAYDNAMYIVNKYDWHKVRCVKNDILRSIEDIHNDIYGLIKKSIKENDFGNY, translated from the coding sequence ATGGCCACTAATCAAGGTTTAATATTTTGTTTTGAAGGGCTTGATGCAAGTGGAAAGCAAACTCAAGTTCAAAAAATTTTTAATAGATTAAAAGAGGAAGGTCATGATGTAATTAGGATATCATTTCCTCATTATGAGTCAGAAGGTTCTGCCCTTGTTAAAATGTATCTCGATGGGAAGATTGGACAGGATCCTGAAAAAATAAATCCATATGCAGTATCAACTTTTTATGCTAATGACAGATTTATTTCATTTGAAAAGGAATATAGAAAATTTTATGAAAATGGCGGAATTATACTTTGTGACAGGTACACTACATCTAATATGCTCTTTCAGGCATCTAAAATTACTGATTTGAAAGAAAAAGATGTATATTTAGATTGGCTATGGGATTTAGAGTTTAACAAATTTAAATTGCCTGTACCAGATAAAGTGCTGTTTTTAGATGTTCCACCAGAAGTTAGTATAAAATTGATGGAAAACAGACCCAATAAATATTCAGGTAACAAAAAGAAGGATATTCATGAAAGCAATAAAAAATTTTTAAAATCAGCATATGATAACGCTATGTATATTGTGAATAAATACGATTGGCATAAAGTTAGATGTGTTAAAAATGACATTCTTAGAAGCATTGAAGATATTCATAATGATATTTATGGACTTATAAAAAAATCAATAAAAGAAAATGATTTTGGGAATTATTAA
- a CDS encoding DUF3006 family protein has product MRIRGLIDGFEDYYAILELEDGSYAKVQIVELPQDAREGDEVTIDEEVVEILF; this is encoded by the coding sequence ATGAGAATAAGAGGATTGATTGATGGTTTTGAAGATTACTATGCGATTCTTGAACTTGAGGATGGTAGTTATGCTAAAGTCCAAATAGTTGAATTGCCACAGGATGCAAGAGAAGGAGATGAAGTGACTATTGATGAGGAAGTGGTAGAAATTTTATTTTAA
- a CDS encoding HsdM family class I SAM-dependent methyltransferase: protein MNKKNYLERLTRIDRAKELLEESRKRKLSDNEISELKTLHTGYGGIYGKYSNDQFFTPDIVTSFMADILQLNDNDKVLEFSCGTGNIINALENKNKTLNITGVELMREYADIASLCYPKANIINGDALEYLDRFENSFDIVIGNPPFGLNIEKSGFNIAKRKSEEYFLEMAVRCLKEGGYGMLVLPDGILSNSTYKKLREWLISQTYYLSSISLPSETFYFTGTSVNTSIVYFRKKIKGYEPGNYNIFMAICDDIGWDRRGNETGKCDLNLIKETYLKERDMSVLIDIPNLKNVI, encoded by the coding sequence ATGAATAAAAAAAATTATTTAGAGAGATTAACAAGAATTGATAGAGCAAAGGAACTTCTCGAAGAATCAAGAAAAAGAAAATTATCAGATAACGAGATCTCAGAATTAAAAACACTCCATACGGGTTATGGAGGGATATATGGAAAATATTCTAATGACCAATTTTTCACACCAGACATCGTTACAAGTTTTATGGCTGATATATTACAACTTAATGATAATGACAAGGTTTTAGAATTTTCTTGTGGCACTGGGAATATTATTAACGCTTTAGAAAATAAAAATAAAACACTTAACATTACTGGAGTTGAACTGATGAGGGAATATGCAGATATAGCCTCTTTGTGTTATCCTAAAGCAAATATTATTAATGGAGATGCGTTAGAATATCTTGATAGATTTGAAAATTCTTTTGATATTGTCATAGGTAATCCTCCTTTTGGACTAAATATCGAAAAAAGTGGATTTAATATAGCAAAGAGAAAATCAGAGGAATACTTTCTTGAAATGGCCGTTAGATGTCTTAAAGAAGGTGGTTATGGAATGTTAGTTCTTCCTGATGGGATACTTTCAAATAGTACTTATAAAAAACTAAGAGAGTGGTTGATTAGTCAAACTTATTATCTTTCAAGCATATCACTTCCATCTGAAACCTTTTATTTTACAGGGACTTCTGTTAACACAAGTATTGTGTACTTTAGAAAGAAAATAAAAGGTTATGAGCCGGGCAATTATAACATATTTATGGCTATATGTGATGATATTGGTTGGGATAGACGAGGAAATGAAACTGGAAAATGCGATTTGAATTTAATTAAAGAGACATATCTAAAAGAAAGAGATATGAGTGTATTAATAGATATCCCAAATCTAAAAAATGTTATATAG
- a CDS encoding HAD family hydrolase: MIIENKKNNTMHQFNGKVAIFDLDDTLQPTSHLYEDAKLKAKDKLIEIFGEKINHVGILPLIEEIDIEHVSNLGFRRTRFPMSVIEAYMILCQKVKKSPEIQEMRELYELSDCIYDIVEPLYKNAYKTIQAVKNMGFKVYILTAGDDVVQSYKIYKNGLYNIINQKNIIVTPHKTNDVYQRLFGKYGFNNCVMIGNSIRSDINPALEVGMYAIHIPCETVWSYDEVELNENEKFFQINRVEDLPEVLTNIFK, translated from the coding sequence ATGATAATAGAGAACAAAAAGAATAATACTATGCATCAATTTAATGGGAAGGTGGCCATCTTCGATCTGGATGATACTTTGCAGCCAACTTCGCACTTATATGAGGATGCAAAACTAAAAGCAAAAGATAAGTTGATTGAAATCTTTGGAGAGAAAATCAATCATGTAGGAATTCTTCCTTTAATAGAGGAGATAGACATAGAGCATGTAAGTAATTTAGGTTTCAGGAGAACTAGATTTCCAATGTCTGTTATAGAGGCTTATATGATACTTTGCCAAAAAGTTAAGAAATCACCTGAAATTCAAGAAATGAGGGAATTATATGAACTATCGGATTGTATTTATGATATTGTAGAACCATTATATAAAAATGCATATAAAACTATTCAGGCAGTTAAGAATATGGGATTTAAAGTATATATTTTAACAGCCGGGGATGATGTTGTGCAATCATATAAGATATATAAAAATGGTCTTTACAACATTATAAATCAAAAGAATATCATTGTTACTCCACATAAAACAAATGATGTTTATCAGAGGTTATTTGGTAAATACGGATTTAATAATTGTGTTATGATTGGAAACAGTATCCGTTCGGATATTAATCCTGCACTAGAAGTGGGAATGTATGCAATTCATATTCCTTGTGAAACTGTATGGTCCTATGATGAAGTAGAACTAAATGAAAACGAAAAATTCTTTCAGATAAATAGGGTTGAGGATTTACCAGAAGTTTTAACTAATATATTTAAGTAA
- a CDS encoding PadR family transcriptional regulator, giving the protein MSKKRNRLLAPRDVLNVKKLFTVYMLKELAKGQSFYGKEFYDKLKEYFIDFHVPISYSTIYETLHSLEEQGWISSNWDTSTAVNNRSKRYYRITDEGLKYYKTISPDVVHTLKQNKDLIQKFIDLLM; this is encoded by the coding sequence TTGAGTAAAAAACGGAATCGCTTACTTGCACCAAGGGATGTTCTAAATGTAAAAAAACTTTTTACAGTTTACATGTTAAAAGAACTTGCAAAAGGACAAAGTTTTTATGGGAAAGAATTCTATGATAAGTTAAAAGAATATTTTATTGATTTTCATGTCCCAATATCATACTCGACTATTTATGAAACACTTCATTCCTTAGAAGAACAAGGCTGGATTTCTAGTAATTGGGACACAAGCACAGCAGTAAACAATAGATCAAAGAGATACTATAGAATAACAGATGAAGGATTAAAATATTACAAGACAATATCTCCTGACGTAGTACATACTTTAAAGCAAAATAAAGACTTGATACAGAAATTTATTGACCTATTGATGTAA
- a CDS encoding metallophosphoesterase family protein, producing the protein MRIGFISDVHGNLEALTSVLEILKNKNIDRINGLGDFVGYMVNPNECVSLVKQFKCVMGNHDCASFDVDQILSFNTRAKEAMEWTRNELTKENIAFLKSLPDNKIYIEEDYSIAHGALNDRFKYIEDEMYARINLKLLETQVLFVGHTHIPVIWKGVKKYYNHLPHNYRYQVEEIDVYDKMTFKLNPEEKYIINVGSIGQPRDNNNLGSFVIFDTEKKVVEFHRFDYPRNITVQKMIELNRPRRLYERIIQGI; encoded by the coding sequence ATGAGAATTGGATTTATTTCAGATGTACATGGGAATTTAGAAGCACTAACAAGTGTTTTAGAAATATTAAAAAACAAAAACATAGATAGAATTAATGGGTTAGGAGATTTTGTAGGTTATATGGTTAACCCTAACGAATGTGTTTCCCTAGTAAAGCAATTTAAATGTGTTATGGGAAATCATGATTGTGCATCATTTGATGTAGATCAAATATTAAGTTTCAATACTCGTGCTAAAGAGGCTATGGAATGGACTAGAAATGAGTTGACTAAAGAAAATATTGCATTTCTCAAATCATTACCTGACAATAAAATATACATTGAAGAAGATTATTCAATTGCTCATGGGGCCTTAAACGATAGATTTAAGTATATAGAGGATGAAATGTATGCTCGTATTAATCTAAAACTCCTTGAAACTCAAGTACTATTTGTTGGCCATACTCATATACCTGTAATTTGGAAAGGCGTAAAGAAATACTATAATCATTTACCACACAATTATAGATACCAAGTAGAAGAAATTGATGTTTATGATAAAATGACTTTCAAACTAAATCCAGAAGAAAAGTATATTATTAATGTAGGCAGTATAGGCCAACCAAGAGACAATAATAATTTGGGTTCTTTTGTTATTTTTGATACAGAAAAAAAGGTTGTTGAATTTCATAGATTTGATTATCCAAGAAACATTACTGTTCAAAAAATGATTGAATTAAATAGACCTAGAAGATTATATGAAAGAATTATTCAAGGAATATAA
- a CDS encoding DUF5698 domain-containing protein, translated as MVLNLMLVFILNILSNTIGTMKTIFISKNLNKEVYIITFIDAIMFMSIFKSISQENSFLFIIAFALGKTIGSMLGNYIESKLALGILGVTVYAKQGKAVLIADTLRGLGYSVTNFEGYGMNGSKRYAINIVIARKEFKLLKEILEKYDYTEANMIISEIKKTTGKINTLAHNL; from the coding sequence ATGGTGTTAAATTTAATGTTAGTTTTCATTTTGAATATTTTATCTAATACAATAGGAACAATGAAAACAATTTTTATTTCTAAGAACCTAAATAAAGAGGTATACATTATCACATTTATAGATGCAATAATGTTTATGTCTATATTCAAAAGTATTAGTCAAGAAAATAGTTTTTTATTTATTATTGCTTTTGCATTAGGTAAGACAATTGGCTCTATGTTAGGAAATTATATAGAAAGTAAACTTGCTCTAGGAATTTTAGGTGTTACTGTTTATGCAAAACAGGGAAAAGCGGTGTTAATTGCTGATACACTTAGAGGATTAGGGTATTCTGTAACAAATTTTGAAGGATATGGGATGAATGGTAGCAAGAGATATGCGATAAATATTGTTATAGCAAGAAAAGAATTTAAACTGCTAAAAGAAATATTAGAAAAATACGATTATACCGAAGCCAACATGATAATATCTGAAATTAAAAAAACGACAGGTAAAATTAATACATTGGCTCATAATTTATAG
- a CDS encoding RNA 2'-phosphotransferase: MNNKKVIDLSKKISYVLRHHPEKFGLQLDEDGWVSVKALLTSIKNYDKKWQHITIEDIRFIVDTDDKKRYELLDEKIRAFYGHSVVNKINKVPCGPPEILYHGTTPEAYKSIQNNGLKSMSRQYVHYSLDQDTALMVAKRRTKHPVILLIKANDAYKDGINFYRETSGIYLSENLPSRYIKEAGERE, translated from the coding sequence ATGAATAATAAAAAAGTAATAGATTTAAGTAAAAAAATTTCTTATGTTTTAAGACATCATCCCGAGAAATTTGGGCTTCAATTGGATGAAGACGGTTGGGTAAGTGTGAAGGCTTTATTAACAAGCATTAAGAATTATGATAAGAAGTGGCAGCATATTACTATAGAGGATATTCGGTTTATTGTAGATACGGATGATAAAAAAAGATATGAACTTCTTGACGAAAAAATTAGAGCATTTTATGGCCATTCTGTAGTGAATAAAATTAATAAGGTTCCTTGTGGACCACCAGAAATCTTGTATCATGGTACAACTCCAGAGGCATATAAAAGTATTCAAAACAACGGATTGAAATCTATGAGTAGGCAATATGTTCATTATTCCCTAGATCAGGATACAGCCTTAATGGTAGCAAAGCGAAGGACAAAACACCCAGTTATATTATTGATAAAAGCAAATGATGCATATAAAGATGGAATTAACTTTTATAGAGAAACAAGTGGAATTTATTTAAGTGAAAACCTGCCGTCAAGATATATTAAAGAAGCAGGAGAGAGGGAATAG